The following DNA comes from Catenulispora sp. MAP5-51.
CGGGACATGGCCAAGCGCTACGTCGTCCAGCTCTGCGACGTCCCACAGGGCCGCGCCGGCCGTCCGTCGAAGTCGCTGACTCTGGAGCAGGCGATTGCGGTCCTCAAGGCCGCCGAGATGTCGCCGCTGCGCGCCTACATCGTGCTATCGCTGCTCATCGGCGCGCGCACCGAGGAGATGCGGGCGCTTCGGTGGGTGCGTGTCGACCTGGTCGGTAGGCCCGACGCCGACCCGCCAGTACCGCCGTCGATTGAGATCTGGCGCTCGGTACGGGCGACCGGCGACACCAAGACGAGGAAGTCCCGCCGCACGCTAGCCTTGCCGCAGCGGGCCGTCGAAGCCCTCGCGGCCCACGGCGAGACACAGAACAAGATGCGGGACCGGTATGGGCTCGACTGGACCGACGACGACCTCGTGTTCGAGACACGTACCGGCACCGCGCTGGACGCCGCCAACGTCCGGCGCGAGTACCGGAGTGTTGCGCGGGCAGCCGGCCTGAACCCGAAGGAGTGGACGCCGCGAGAGCTGAGGCACAGCTTCGTGTCGTTGTTGTCCGATTCCGGGATGCCGATCGAGCAGATTTCCCGGCTCGTCGGTCACAGCAGTACGGCCGTCACGGAGCGGGTCTACCGGCACCAAATCCGGCCCGTCATCGAGGGCGGCGCCGAGGCGATGGACCGCATCTTCCCTGAGGCGTATCCCGGAGAGAACTGAAGAGAGCGCCGGGACCTACGCGCCCGCGGCTTCTGCATCGGGAGGGACCGTGCAGAGGCCACAGGCGCGCCCTGGGAACTGCATTGGTGTAGGAGGGATGGGCGTCAACGTTCGTCGATGTCTGCTATCCCGCGATGTGGGTGAAGGACGGTGTCTCTACGCTTGCCGACATGGGGCTGACCGACGTAACCGCCGAAGACATACGCACGACCATTGAGGAGTACGACCGCCTGGGGCAGCAGGCATTTCTCAGCCAGTACCGCTACGGCAAATCCACCGGCTACCTGCTCCTTCACGAAGGACGTACCTACGACTCCAAAGCGATCGCCGGCGTCGCACACCAAGTCAGCAATGGCTACCCGTTGACGCCCGAAGACTTCTCAGGCGGCGAGCGCACGGTCGTCCGCCTGCTCAAGAGCCTGGGTTTCTCGACCCAGCCGGTACGCGATCCTGCCTGGACCCGAGACGAGATCATCCTGGCTTGCGCCCTTGTCGTTGAGAACGACTGGCGTCGCCTAGAAGGCCACGACCGCAAATGCGTCGAACTGTCGCAGATTCTCCGTAGAGCGGACCTCCACCCAGCCGAGTCGCGCAGTCCCGACTTCCGCAGTCCCGACTCTGTCGCACGCAAGACTGTCGACATCTTTACTCGTCGCGGCGCCTACACGGGCAAGCCGACACACGGTAATCGCCTTGATGGAGAGGTCCTCCAAGCGTTCGAGCGCAGAACCGATGCGATGCTGGCTACCGCCCGCGCCATTCGTGAAGCCATCGCCGACCCGGACGAGCGGGGCCTCGGCGGGTTGGCCGACGTCGACCTCGATCAAGACGTCGCGGCGGATGAAGGCCAGATCCTGGTTCGGCGACATCTCACTCGTGAACGAGACCCCAGGCTTCGCGGAAACAAGGTCGAATCGGTGCGTCGGGAGACCGGCCGCGTTGCCTGCCAAGCCTGCGGCTTTGATTTCGCCCGGATTTACGGGGACCGCGACGCCGATTTCATCGAGTGCCATCATGTTGTTCCGTTGCACGTCGGCGGCCCGAGGAGAACCCGACTGTCTGACCTCGTCCTGCTGTGCGCGAACTGCCACCGCATGATTCATCGGCGGTCCCCGTGGCTGACCTTCGAGCAACTGTGCGAACTGGTC
Coding sequences within:
- a CDS encoding HNH endonuclease gives rise to the protein MGLTDVTAEDIRTTIEEYDRLGQQAFLSQYRYGKSTGYLLLHEGRTYDSKAIAGVAHQVSNGYPLTPEDFSGGERTVVRLLKSLGFSTQPVRDPAWTRDEIILACALVVENDWRRLEGHDRKCVELSQILRRADLHPAESRSPDFRSPDSVARKTVDIFTRRGAYTGKPTHGNRLDGEVLQAFERRTDAMLATARAIREAIADPDERGLGGLADVDLDQDVAADEGQILVRRHLTRERDPRLRGNKVESVRRETGRVACQACGFDFARIYGDRDADFIECHHVVPLHVGGPRRTRLSDLVLLCANCHRMIHRRSPWLTFEQLCELVEAHRG
- a CDS encoding tyrosine-type recombinase/integrase, which produces MTAAVLEASLAPEPRLYTIPDAMRLLRMSRSVLYEQIRAGRLRTVHQGRSCRVTDAAVRDYISLANTQVIPDLGKRKARELSATDVDIWLTSKSKHLSTRTLRGIRSVLLRSLKRAQARDMAKRYVVQLCDVPQGRAGRPSKSLTLEQAIAVLKAAEMSPLRAYIVLSLLIGARTEEMRALRWVRVDLVGRPDADPPVPPSIEIWRSVRATGDTKTRKSRRTLALPQRAVEALAAHGETQNKMRDRYGLDWTDDDLVFETRTGTALDAANVRREYRSVARAAGLNPKEWTPRELRHSFVSLLSDSGMPIEQISRLVGHSSTAVTERVYRHQIRPVIEGGAEAMDRIFPEAYPGEN